A region of Bombus huntii isolate Logan2020A chromosome 15, iyBomHunt1.1, whole genome shotgun sequence DNA encodes the following proteins:
- the LOC126874090 gene encoding serine-rich adhesin for platelets-like isoform X2: MQWRRQRKVIHVIGSSKHVLLLARYQDAPPGEEDEEEGLRNGYAKRQENDTHSRFGQSGYKPLRAGSSNGGAYAGAASRHNSSGSTSQPKIIFNEDEYTRITTPRQDMLFKKGYLSKKKPWARNANTSATSSTTESQSASHSTADGSETTEDQQLLDRDCGTGEYAPAMDSNAQLGYGTFYDHVGGYYYEYPVMLVGPAPMAAQAAPSVLAAMPCAPVPLRPIDWVNSTIVPKLPGEPYCIMNYENNQCVEESTVVVEEQEDAILPMESTSRMWNENGTRSIGYGDSVGGEMDDEQSIIFIDAKEGQQVDEREEERLEEQYEDEQQAEEQPLENGMNGGAYFDPMMMQDPVHVPHVIPAVPQPYMYPGHYMFGPPLVNVNGVTIQSGLMIRTTDFATMSAAMSAACAKRKKKKKRRRQRRFTTGNTEDEEEGEYSSECDTGLPSSELPWTVCSSTVTTTTTTTTSNRPLNPECQEFQLRRTVEPRTPLPIVPSSANNTPTSETGTTINQPSALSSDTNLLVDNESNAVCNGVISDDSKNQSDELSDNGKSDQQPEPTSTSLENSRSKSLDTFTSSDNESNRLTNCLPRDEEAALSTDEVVNEATDVDKLPSITEAANNDCPSANELCERPSNEMNGETLTNGNLDSDSSSKNASMTTSRPLSPVSNDENSRSGSITPKSVENAAFRDDQNHESLSSSKSSLSTSLSKRKYSAKGNKFVREPTPGPDLNSTTEPENETKTHDLTENLQKIDLSNDTKLDSKFESQDNKAMKVDQVSGKFGTKTAAVCSLLNKETIEATNEDSGFESQTQLSDYPITQAVTEWLRKEKSPDLFIASAISMDCEEDEDDMDQEPPKNLQGNPILALSASSGADNTALSRTAICGEFAGLGNIKSGQEQQQPDGSNNNSGASRRKKDAKRRSEERRRVARHVVIGKVDHEMVSSSDSCGQREDLANITRRKNLAKQQQQDVVDDICEFTEKDSVAGVRVASSSRIDSKRVNARRTKRQGKSHARNPSNNIDTKIRRTEDVDDEDDDGIVEDTMNVRTFEKGEIIVSEDGKLLTSSTYEPSLRRCHDAAATIKAPDKSETGKQTTERKMEEERKRSSSIEDEKSGSGIDSLDSIEEPDVLECWETEIIEPLVTPKRMLQSEGIVCEGEAAEDDTIEVEQVNVDYVQKYYRLARESATSIEEISLKADPPTSSKSVPNMSERKEEIPARKEPVKDKGDMPIDEAFEVYESCYTGNSPFLAMDSKVFKLRTLYGQEGETPIPCKTVCCQIQ; this comes from the exons ATGCAGTGGCGTCGACAGCGAAAGGTTATCCACGTGATCGGCTCCTCCAAACACGTTCTACTTTTAGCGAGGTACCAAGACG CTCCACCCGGCGAAGAGGACGAAGAAGAGGGATTGCGAAACGGTTACGCGAAGAGACAGGAAAATGACACGCACAGTAGGTTCGGACAGAGCGGGTACAAGCCGCTTAGAGCCGGAAGTAGCAACGGTGGAGCGTACGCGGGTGCCGCGTCTCGACACAATtcgtccggctcgacgtccCAACCCAAGATTATCTTCAACGAGGATGAGTACACGAGGATCACGACACCGAGGCAGGATATGCTGTTCAAAAAGGGTTATCTGTCGAAGAAGAAGCCGTGGGCTAGGAACGCGAACACCAGCGCGACATCCTCGACCACCGAGAGCCAATCGGCGTCGCATTCCACCGCAG ATGGTAGTGAAACGACGGAGGATCAGCAACTGTTAGACAGGGACTGTGGTACCGGTGAGTATGCTCCAGCGATGGACTCGAACGCGCAATTAGGATATGGGACGTTTTACGACCACGTGGGTGGTTACTATTACGAGTATCCTGTGATGCTGGTCGGTCCTGCGCCGATGGCAGCGCAGGCTGCGCCCAGCGTCCTGGCGGCCATGCCTTGTGCACCGGTACCTCTCAGGCCGATCGATTGGGTCAATTCGACGATCGTACCAAAACTGCCTGGTGAACCCTACTGTATTATGAATTACGAG AATAACCAATGCGTGGAAGAGAGTACGGTGGTAGTGGAAGAGCAAGAAGATGCGATTCTACCAATGGAGAGTACCAGCAGGATGTGGAACGAGAATGGGACAAGAAGCATCGGTTACGGTGATAGCGTAGGTGGGGAAATGGACGACGAGCAAtctataatttttatcgacgCGAAGGAGGGGCAGCAGGTCGACGAACGAGAGGAGGAAAGACTGGAGGAACAATACGAGGATGAACAACAGGCGGAAGAACAACCTTTGGAGAACGGGATGAACGGTGGTGCCTACTTTGATCCGATGATGATGCAGGATCCGGTACACGTTCCGCACGTGATACCAGCGGTTCCTCAACCTTACATGTATCCTGGCCACTACATGTTTGGTCCTCCTTTGGTCAACGTAAATG GTGTAACGATACAGAGCGGGCTAATGATCAGAACTACGGACTTTGCGACCATGTCAGCGGCCATGTCAGCGGCCTGTGCCaagcgaaagaagaaaaaaaagagaaggaggCAGAGAAGATTTACTACG GGTAACACGGAAGACGAGGAGGAAGGAGAGTACAGTTCCGAATGTGATACCGGCCTACCGTCTTCCGAACTGCCCTGGACAGTGTGTTCAAGCACGGTCACGACCACGACCACGACCACGACCAGCAATCGGCCGCTGAACCCCGAGTGTCAGGAGTTTCAGCTGCGACGTACCGTCGAACCACGCACTCCGCTACCCATTGTCCCATCATCCGCTAACAACACACCTACGTCCGAGACCGGCACGACGATAAATCAACCGAGTGCGTTATCGTCGGACACTAACCTGTTGGTAGACAACGAGTCGAACGCGGTATGCAACGGTGTCATATCGGACGACTCGAAGAACCAAAGCGACGAATTGTCCGATAACGGCAAGTCTGACCAGCAACCAGAACCGACATCAACTTCGTTAGAAAACAGTCGATCCAAGTCGCTAGATACGTTTACCAGTTCAGATAACGAATCAAATAGACTGACCAACTGCCTCCCCAGGGACGAGGAGGCAGCTCTTTCGACGGACGAGGTCGTGAACGAAGCGACTGACGTCGACAAACTGCCAAGCATTACCGAAGCAGCGAATAACGATTGTCCGAGTGCCAACGAGCTATGCGAACGACCGAGCAACGAAATGAACGGAGAGACCTTAACGAACGGAAACCTGGACTCCGACTCGAGCAGCAAGAACGCGTCGATGACCACGTCGAGGCCGTTGTCTCCTGTATCTAACGACGAAAACTCGAGATCCGGATCGATCACGCCGAAGAGCGTGGAGAACGCGGCGTTTCGCGACGATCAGAATCACGAATCTTTATCGAGCAGCAAATCATCGTTGTCGACTAGTCTATCCAAGAGGAAGTACAGCGCGAAGGGTAACAAGTTCGTGAGGGAACCGACGCCTGGTCCGGACCTAAACAGCACCACGGAGCCAGAGAACGAAACCAAGACACACGATCTGACTGAGAATCTGCAAAAGATCGATCTGTCGAACGATACAAAGCTAGACTCAAAGTTCGAATCTCAGGATAACAAAGCGATGAAAGTCGATCAGGTATCGGGTAAGTTTGGAACAAAGACAGCAGCAGTGTGCAGTCTCTTAAATAAGGAGACTATCGAGGCGACGAACGAGGACTCTGGTTTCGAGAGCCAGACGCAACTATCCGATTATCCAATCACGCAGGCGGTGACGGAGTGGCTACGCAAAGAGAAGTCGCCGGATTTGTTCATTGCGTCGGCCATTTCGATGGACTGCGAGGAGGACGAGGACGATATGGACCAAGAGCCGCCAAAAAACTTGCAAGGCAACCCCATACTTGCACTATCTGCTAGTAGCGGTGCGGACAATACGGCATTGTCGCGCACAGCTATCTGCGGGGAATTCGCAGGGCTCGGTAACATCAAGAGTGGACAAGAGCAACAGCAGCCGGATGGTAGCAACAACAACAGCGGTGCTTCGAGAAGGAAGAAGGACGCGAAGAGGAggtcggaggaacggagacGAGTGGCAAGGCACGTGGTGATTGGCaaagtggaccacgagatggtgtcctcgtcggattcttgcggccagcgggaggacttagcgaacatcacgaggaggaagaatctggctaaacaacagcaacaggatgttgtcgatgatatttgcgaatttactgagaaggatagcgttgcgggtGTGAGGGTTGCTTCAAGTTctcggatagactcgaagagagtcaatgcaaggcgaacgaaaagacaagggaaaTCGCACGCgcggaatccctccaataaCATCGATACGAAGATTCGACGtacagaggatgtggatgacgaggacgacgatgggattgtcgaggacacgatgaacgtgagGACCTTTGAAAAAGgagagatcatagtctcggaAGATGGTAAGCTGTTAACGTCTTCCAcgtacgaaccgagcctacgacgatgtcacgatgctgccgcgacgatcaaagccccgGACAAGAGTGAAAcgggtaaacaaacaacggagaggaagatggaggaagagcgaaagaggagcagtagcatcgaggacgaaaAGAGTGGTAGCGGAATAGATTCCTTGGACAGCATAGAAGAGCCTGACGTGTTAGAATGCTGGGAAACTGAGATCATCGAGCCTCTGGTAACTCCCAAGAGAATGTTACAAAGCGAGGGAATAGTATGCGAAGGAGAAGCTGCGGAGGACGATACCATCGAGGTTGAACAGGTTAACGTGGACTACGTGCAGAAATATTATCGATTGGCACGCGAGAGCGCTACCAGCATAGAGGAGATCAGTTTGAAAGCAGATCCGCCAACTTCGTCGAAATCAGTGCCAAATATGTCTGAGCGGAAGGAAGAGATTCCAGCGCGGAAGGAGCCCGTTAAAGACAAAGGCGACATGCCAATCGACGAAGCTTTTGAAGTATATGAAAGCTGTTACACCGGCAACTCACCGTTTCTAGCAATGGATTCGAAAGTTTTTAAATTACGAACGTTATACGGTCAGGAAGGCGAGACTCCAATACCATGCAAGACGGTCTGTTGCCAGattcaataa
- the LOC126874090 gene encoding serine-rich adhesin for platelets-like isoform X1 — protein MQWRRQRKVIHVIGSSKHVLLLARYQDAPPGEEDEEEGLRNGYAKRQENDTHSRFGQSGYKPLRAGSSNGGAYAGAASRHNSSGSTSQPKIIFNEDEYTRITTPRQDMLFKKGYLSKKKPWARNANTSATSSTTESQSASHSTAGRDGSETTEDQQLLDRDCGTGEYAPAMDSNAQLGYGTFYDHVGGYYYEYPVMLVGPAPMAAQAAPSVLAAMPCAPVPLRPIDWVNSTIVPKLPGEPYCIMNYENNQCVEESTVVVEEQEDAILPMESTSRMWNENGTRSIGYGDSVGGEMDDEQSIIFIDAKEGQQVDEREEERLEEQYEDEQQAEEQPLENGMNGGAYFDPMMMQDPVHVPHVIPAVPQPYMYPGHYMFGPPLVNVNGVTIQSGLMIRTTDFATMSAAMSAACAKRKKKKKRRRQRRFTTGNTEDEEEGEYSSECDTGLPSSELPWTVCSSTVTTTTTTTTSNRPLNPECQEFQLRRTVEPRTPLPIVPSSANNTPTSETGTTINQPSALSSDTNLLVDNESNAVCNGVISDDSKNQSDELSDNGKSDQQPEPTSTSLENSRSKSLDTFTSSDNESNRLTNCLPRDEEAALSTDEVVNEATDVDKLPSITEAANNDCPSANELCERPSNEMNGETLTNGNLDSDSSSKNASMTTSRPLSPVSNDENSRSGSITPKSVENAAFRDDQNHESLSSSKSSLSTSLSKRKYSAKGNKFVREPTPGPDLNSTTEPENETKTHDLTENLQKIDLSNDTKLDSKFESQDNKAMKVDQVSGKFGTKTAAVCSLLNKETIEATNEDSGFESQTQLSDYPITQAVTEWLRKEKSPDLFIASAISMDCEEDEDDMDQEPPKNLQGNPILALSASSGADNTALSRTAICGEFAGLGNIKSGQEQQQPDGSNNNSGASRRKKDAKRRSEERRRVARHVVIGKVDHEMVSSSDSCGQREDLANITRRKNLAKQQQQDVVDDICEFTEKDSVAGVRVASSSRIDSKRVNARRTKRQGKSHARNPSNNIDTKIRRTEDVDDEDDDGIVEDTMNVRTFEKGEIIVSEDGKLLTSSTYEPSLRRCHDAAATIKAPDKSETGKQTTERKMEEERKRSSSIEDEKSGSGIDSLDSIEEPDVLECWETEIIEPLVTPKRMLQSEGIVCEGEAAEDDTIEVEQVNVDYVQKYYRLARESATSIEEISLKADPPTSSKSVPNMSERKEEIPARKEPVKDKGDMPIDEAFEVYESCYTGNSPFLAMDSKVFKLRTLYGQEGETPIPCKTVCCQIQ, from the exons ATGCAGTGGCGTCGACAGCGAAAGGTTATCCACGTGATCGGCTCCTCCAAACACGTTCTACTTTTAGCGAGGTACCAAGACG CTCCACCCGGCGAAGAGGACGAAGAAGAGGGATTGCGAAACGGTTACGCGAAGAGACAGGAAAATGACACGCACAGTAGGTTCGGACAGAGCGGGTACAAGCCGCTTAGAGCCGGAAGTAGCAACGGTGGAGCGTACGCGGGTGCCGCGTCTCGACACAATtcgtccggctcgacgtccCAACCCAAGATTATCTTCAACGAGGATGAGTACACGAGGATCACGACACCGAGGCAGGATATGCTGTTCAAAAAGGGTTATCTGTCGAAGAAGAAGCCGTGGGCTAGGAACGCGAACACCAGCGCGACATCCTCGACCACCGAGAGCCAATCGGCGTCGCATTCCACCGCAGGTAGAG ATGGTAGTGAAACGACGGAGGATCAGCAACTGTTAGACAGGGACTGTGGTACCGGTGAGTATGCTCCAGCGATGGACTCGAACGCGCAATTAGGATATGGGACGTTTTACGACCACGTGGGTGGTTACTATTACGAGTATCCTGTGATGCTGGTCGGTCCTGCGCCGATGGCAGCGCAGGCTGCGCCCAGCGTCCTGGCGGCCATGCCTTGTGCACCGGTACCTCTCAGGCCGATCGATTGGGTCAATTCGACGATCGTACCAAAACTGCCTGGTGAACCCTACTGTATTATGAATTACGAG AATAACCAATGCGTGGAAGAGAGTACGGTGGTAGTGGAAGAGCAAGAAGATGCGATTCTACCAATGGAGAGTACCAGCAGGATGTGGAACGAGAATGGGACAAGAAGCATCGGTTACGGTGATAGCGTAGGTGGGGAAATGGACGACGAGCAAtctataatttttatcgacgCGAAGGAGGGGCAGCAGGTCGACGAACGAGAGGAGGAAAGACTGGAGGAACAATACGAGGATGAACAACAGGCGGAAGAACAACCTTTGGAGAACGGGATGAACGGTGGTGCCTACTTTGATCCGATGATGATGCAGGATCCGGTACACGTTCCGCACGTGATACCAGCGGTTCCTCAACCTTACATGTATCCTGGCCACTACATGTTTGGTCCTCCTTTGGTCAACGTAAATG GTGTAACGATACAGAGCGGGCTAATGATCAGAACTACGGACTTTGCGACCATGTCAGCGGCCATGTCAGCGGCCTGTGCCaagcgaaagaagaaaaaaaagagaaggaggCAGAGAAGATTTACTACG GGTAACACGGAAGACGAGGAGGAAGGAGAGTACAGTTCCGAATGTGATACCGGCCTACCGTCTTCCGAACTGCCCTGGACAGTGTGTTCAAGCACGGTCACGACCACGACCACGACCACGACCAGCAATCGGCCGCTGAACCCCGAGTGTCAGGAGTTTCAGCTGCGACGTACCGTCGAACCACGCACTCCGCTACCCATTGTCCCATCATCCGCTAACAACACACCTACGTCCGAGACCGGCACGACGATAAATCAACCGAGTGCGTTATCGTCGGACACTAACCTGTTGGTAGACAACGAGTCGAACGCGGTATGCAACGGTGTCATATCGGACGACTCGAAGAACCAAAGCGACGAATTGTCCGATAACGGCAAGTCTGACCAGCAACCAGAACCGACATCAACTTCGTTAGAAAACAGTCGATCCAAGTCGCTAGATACGTTTACCAGTTCAGATAACGAATCAAATAGACTGACCAACTGCCTCCCCAGGGACGAGGAGGCAGCTCTTTCGACGGACGAGGTCGTGAACGAAGCGACTGACGTCGACAAACTGCCAAGCATTACCGAAGCAGCGAATAACGATTGTCCGAGTGCCAACGAGCTATGCGAACGACCGAGCAACGAAATGAACGGAGAGACCTTAACGAACGGAAACCTGGACTCCGACTCGAGCAGCAAGAACGCGTCGATGACCACGTCGAGGCCGTTGTCTCCTGTATCTAACGACGAAAACTCGAGATCCGGATCGATCACGCCGAAGAGCGTGGAGAACGCGGCGTTTCGCGACGATCAGAATCACGAATCTTTATCGAGCAGCAAATCATCGTTGTCGACTAGTCTATCCAAGAGGAAGTACAGCGCGAAGGGTAACAAGTTCGTGAGGGAACCGACGCCTGGTCCGGACCTAAACAGCACCACGGAGCCAGAGAACGAAACCAAGACACACGATCTGACTGAGAATCTGCAAAAGATCGATCTGTCGAACGATACAAAGCTAGACTCAAAGTTCGAATCTCAGGATAACAAAGCGATGAAAGTCGATCAGGTATCGGGTAAGTTTGGAACAAAGACAGCAGCAGTGTGCAGTCTCTTAAATAAGGAGACTATCGAGGCGACGAACGAGGACTCTGGTTTCGAGAGCCAGACGCAACTATCCGATTATCCAATCACGCAGGCGGTGACGGAGTGGCTACGCAAAGAGAAGTCGCCGGATTTGTTCATTGCGTCGGCCATTTCGATGGACTGCGAGGAGGACGAGGACGATATGGACCAAGAGCCGCCAAAAAACTTGCAAGGCAACCCCATACTTGCACTATCTGCTAGTAGCGGTGCGGACAATACGGCATTGTCGCGCACAGCTATCTGCGGGGAATTCGCAGGGCTCGGTAACATCAAGAGTGGACAAGAGCAACAGCAGCCGGATGGTAGCAACAACAACAGCGGTGCTTCGAGAAGGAAGAAGGACGCGAAGAGGAggtcggaggaacggagacGAGTGGCAAGGCACGTGGTGATTGGCaaagtggaccacgagatggtgtcctcgtcggattcttgcggccagcgggaggacttagcgaacatcacgaggaggaagaatctggctaaacaacagcaacaggatgttgtcgatgatatttgcgaatttactgagaaggatagcgttgcgggtGTGAGGGTTGCTTCAAGTTctcggatagactcgaagagagtcaatgcaaggcgaacgaaaagacaagggaaaTCGCACGCgcggaatccctccaataaCATCGATACGAAGATTCGACGtacagaggatgtggatgacgaggacgacgatgggattgtcgaggacacgatgaacgtgagGACCTTTGAAAAAGgagagatcatagtctcggaAGATGGTAAGCTGTTAACGTCTTCCAcgtacgaaccgagcctacgacgatgtcacgatgctgccgcgacgatcaaagccccgGACAAGAGTGAAAcgggtaaacaaacaacggagaggaagatggaggaagagcgaaagaggagcagtagcatcgaggacgaaaAGAGTGGTAGCGGAATAGATTCCTTGGACAGCATAGAAGAGCCTGACGTGTTAGAATGCTGGGAAACTGAGATCATCGAGCCTCTGGTAACTCCCAAGAGAATGTTACAAAGCGAGGGAATAGTATGCGAAGGAGAAGCTGCGGAGGACGATACCATCGAGGTTGAACAGGTTAACGTGGACTACGTGCAGAAATATTATCGATTGGCACGCGAGAGCGCTACCAGCATAGAGGAGATCAGTTTGAAAGCAGATCCGCCAACTTCGTCGAAATCAGTGCCAAATATGTCTGAGCGGAAGGAAGAGATTCCAGCGCGGAAGGAGCCCGTTAAAGACAAAGGCGACATGCCAATCGACGAAGCTTTTGAAGTATATGAAAGCTGTTACACCGGCAACTCACCGTTTCTAGCAATGGATTCGAAAGTTTTTAAATTACGAACGTTATACGGTCAGGAAGGCGAGACTCCAATACCATGCAAGACGGTCTGTTGCCAGattcaataa
- the LOC126874090 gene encoding serine-rich adhesin for platelets-like isoform X6 yields the protein MLFKKGYLSKKKPWARNANTSATSSTTESQSASHSTAGRDGSETTEDQQLLDRDCGTGEYAPAMDSNAQLGYGTFYDHVGGYYYEYPVMLVGPAPMAAQAAPSVLAAMPCAPVPLRPIDWVNSTIVPKLPGEPYCIMNYENNQCVEESTVVVEEQEDAILPMESTSRMWNENGTRSIGYGDSVGGEMDDEQSIIFIDAKEGQQVDEREEERLEEQYEDEQQAEEQPLENGMNGGAYFDPMMMQDPVHVPHVIPAVPQPYMYPGHYMFGPPLVNVNGVTIQSGLMIRTTDFATMSAAMSAACAKRKKKKKRRRQRRFTTGNTEDEEEGEYSSECDTGLPSSELPWTVCSSTVTTTTTTTTSNRPLNPECQEFQLRRTVEPRTPLPIVPSSANNTPTSETGTTINQPSALSSDTNLLVDNESNAVCNGVISDDSKNQSDELSDNGKSDQQPEPTSTSLENSRSKSLDTFTSSDNESNRLTNCLPRDEEAALSTDEVVNEATDVDKLPSITEAANNDCPSANELCERPSNEMNGETLTNGNLDSDSSSKNASMTTSRPLSPVSNDENSRSGSITPKSVENAAFRDDQNHESLSSSKSSLSTSLSKRKYSAKGNKFVREPTPGPDLNSTTEPENETKTHDLTENLQKIDLSNDTKLDSKFESQDNKAMKVDQVSGKFGTKTAAVCSLLNKETIEATNEDSGFESQTQLSDYPITQAVTEWLRKEKSPDLFIASAISMDCEEDEDDMDQEPPKNLQGNPILALSASSGADNTALSRTAICGEFAGLGNIKSGQEQQQPDGSNNNSGASRRKKDAKRRSEERRRVARHVVIGKVDHEMVSSSDSCGQREDLANITRRKNLAKQQQQDVVDDICEFTEKDSVAGVRVASSSRIDSKRVNARRTKRQGKSHARNPSNNIDTKIRRTEDVDDEDDDGIVEDTMNVRTFEKGEIIVSEDGKLLTSSTYEPSLRRCHDAAATIKAPDKSETGKQTTERKMEEERKRSSSIEDEKSGSGIDSLDSIEEPDVLECWETEIIEPLVTPKRMLQSEGIVCEGEAAEDDTIEVEQVNVDYVQKYYRLARESATSIEEISLKADPPTSSKSVPNMSERKEEIPARKEPVKDKGDMPIDEAFEVYESCYTGNSPFLAMDSKVFKLRTLYGQEGETPIPCKTVCCQIQ from the exons ATGCTGTTCAAAAAGGGTTATCTGTCGAAGAAGAAGCCGTGGGCTAGGAACGCGAACACCAGCGCGACATCCTCGACCACCGAGAGCCAATCGGCGTCGCATTCCACCGCAGGTAGAG ATGGTAGTGAAACGACGGAGGATCAGCAACTGTTAGACAGGGACTGTGGTACCGGTGAGTATGCTCCAGCGATGGACTCGAACGCGCAATTAGGATATGGGACGTTTTACGACCACGTGGGTGGTTACTATTACGAGTATCCTGTGATGCTGGTCGGTCCTGCGCCGATGGCAGCGCAGGCTGCGCCCAGCGTCCTGGCGGCCATGCCTTGTGCACCGGTACCTCTCAGGCCGATCGATTGGGTCAATTCGACGATCGTACCAAAACTGCCTGGTGAACCCTACTGTATTATGAATTACGAG AATAACCAATGCGTGGAAGAGAGTACGGTGGTAGTGGAAGAGCAAGAAGATGCGATTCTACCAATGGAGAGTACCAGCAGGATGTGGAACGAGAATGGGACAAGAAGCATCGGTTACGGTGATAGCGTAGGTGGGGAAATGGACGACGAGCAAtctataatttttatcgacgCGAAGGAGGGGCAGCAGGTCGACGAACGAGAGGAGGAAAGACTGGAGGAACAATACGAGGATGAACAACAGGCGGAAGAACAACCTTTGGAGAACGGGATGAACGGTGGTGCCTACTTTGATCCGATGATGATGCAGGATCCGGTACACGTTCCGCACGTGATACCAGCGGTTCCTCAACCTTACATGTATCCTGGCCACTACATGTTTGGTCCTCCTTTGGTCAACGTAAATG GTGTAACGATACAGAGCGGGCTAATGATCAGAACTACGGACTTTGCGACCATGTCAGCGGCCATGTCAGCGGCCTGTGCCaagcgaaagaagaaaaaaaagagaaggaggCAGAGAAGATTTACTACG GGTAACACGGAAGACGAGGAGGAAGGAGAGTACAGTTCCGAATGTGATACCGGCCTACCGTCTTCCGAACTGCCCTGGACAGTGTGTTCAAGCACGGTCACGACCACGACCACGACCACGACCAGCAATCGGCCGCTGAACCCCGAGTGTCAGGAGTTTCAGCTGCGACGTACCGTCGAACCACGCACTCCGCTACCCATTGTCCCATCATCCGCTAACAACACACCTACGTCCGAGACCGGCACGACGATAAATCAACCGAGTGCGTTATCGTCGGACACTAACCTGTTGGTAGACAACGAGTCGAACGCGGTATGCAACGGTGTCATATCGGACGACTCGAAGAACCAAAGCGACGAATTGTCCGATAACGGCAAGTCTGACCAGCAACCAGAACCGACATCAACTTCGTTAGAAAACAGTCGATCCAAGTCGCTAGATACGTTTACCAGTTCAGATAACGAATCAAATAGACTGACCAACTGCCTCCCCAGGGACGAGGAGGCAGCTCTTTCGACGGACGAGGTCGTGAACGAAGCGACTGACGTCGACAAACTGCCAAGCATTACCGAAGCAGCGAATAACGATTGTCCGAGTGCCAACGAGCTATGCGAACGACCGAGCAACGAAATGAACGGAGAGACCTTAACGAACGGAAACCTGGACTCCGACTCGAGCAGCAAGAACGCGTCGATGACCACGTCGAGGCCGTTGTCTCCTGTATCTAACGACGAAAACTCGAGATCCGGATCGATCACGCCGAAGAGCGTGGAGAACGCGGCGTTTCGCGACGATCAGAATCACGAATCTTTATCGAGCAGCAAATCATCGTTGTCGACTAGTCTATCCAAGAGGAAGTACAGCGCGAAGGGTAACAAGTTCGTGAGGGAACCGACGCCTGGTCCGGACCTAAACAGCACCACGGAGCCAGAGAACGAAACCAAGACACACGATCTGACTGAGAATCTGCAAAAGATCGATCTGTCGAACGATACAAAGCTAGACTCAAAGTTCGAATCTCAGGATAACAAAGCGATGAAAGTCGATCAGGTATCGGGTAAGTTTGGAACAAAGACAGCAGCAGTGTGCAGTCTCTTAAATAAGGAGACTATCGAGGCGACGAACGAGGACTCTGGTTTCGAGAGCCAGACGCAACTATCCGATTATCCAATCACGCAGGCGGTGACGGAGTGGCTACGCAAAGAGAAGTCGCCGGATTTGTTCATTGCGTCGGCCATTTCGATGGACTGCGAGGAGGACGAGGACGATATGGACCAAGAGCCGCCAAAAAACTTGCAAGGCAACCCCATACTTGCACTATCTGCTAGTAGCGGTGCGGACAATACGGCATTGTCGCGCACAGCTATCTGCGGGGAATTCGCAGGGCTCGGTAACATCAAGAGTGGACAAGAGCAACAGCAGCCGGATGGTAGCAACAACAACAGCGGTGCTTCGAGAAGGAAGAAGGACGCGAAGAGGAggtcggaggaacggagacGAGTGGCAAGGCACGTGGTGATTGGCaaagtggaccacgagatggtgtcctcgtcggattcttgcggccagcgggaggacttagcgaacatcacgaggaggaagaatctggctaaacaacagcaacaggatgttgtcgatgatatttgcgaatttactgagaaggatagcgttgcgggtGTGAGGGTTGCTTCAAGTTctcggatagactcgaagagagtcaatgcaaggcgaacgaaaagacaagggaaaTCGCACGCgcggaatccctccaataaCATCGATACGAAGATTCGACGtacagaggatgtggatgacgaggacgacgatgggattgtcgaggacacgatgaacgtgagGACCTTTGAAAAAGgagagatcatagtctcggaAGATGGTAAGCTGTTAACGTCTTCCAcgtacgaaccgagcctacgacgatgtcacgatgctgccgcgacgatcaaagccccgGACAAGAGTGAAAcgggtaaacaaacaacggagaggaagatggaggaagagcgaaagaggagcagtagcatcgaggacgaaaAGAGTGGTAGCGGAATAGATTCCTTGGACAGCATAGAAGAGCCTGACGTGTTAGAATGCTGGGAAACTGAGATCATCGAGCCTCTGGTAACTCCCAAGAGAATGTTACAAAGCGAGGGAATAGTATGCGAAGGAGAAGCTGCGGAGGACGATACCATCGAGGTTGAACAGGTTAACGTGGACTACGTGCAGAAATATTATCGATTGGCACGCGAGAGCGCTACCAGCATAGAGGAGATCAGTTTGAAAGCAGATCCGCCAACTTCGTCGAAATCAGTGCCAAATATGTCTGAGCGGAAGGAAGAGATTCCAGCGCGGAAGGAGCCCGTTAAAGACAAAGGCGACATGCCAATCGACGAAGCTTTTGAAGTATATGAAAGCTGTTACACCGGCAACTCACCGTTTCTAGCAATGGATTCGAAAGTTTTTAAATTACGAACGTTATACGGTCAGGAAGGCGAGACTCCAATACCATGCAAGACGGTCTGTTGCCAGattcaataa